A section of the Streptomyces sp. SLBN-118 genome encodes:
- a CDS encoding ester cyclase: MTFVQVIDCKTSKVDELNRLMDSWIRATEGKRTATHSIVGRDRADATHVVEIVEFPSYEEAMKNSQLPETDRIFQEMVAACDQAPTFTDLEVLRDEQLNKIVVRAFFEEVANKRNFDAQDALCTPDYQEHTSSMPPYDLGLEQSKAANREILPALEPVTTIESLIEEGDLVSARFSYKGRHVGTFLGMEPTGREFSATGQATFRCQNGRIAESWWNIDDLGLLRQLGAVQA; encoded by the coding sequence ATGACATTCGTCCAGGTCATCGACTGCAAGACCAGCAAGGTCGATGAGTTGAACAGGCTGATGGACAGCTGGATCCGAGCGACTGAAGGCAAGCGGACAGCCACCCACTCGATCGTGGGGCGAGACCGTGCCGACGCCACCCACGTCGTGGAGATAGTCGAGTTCCCCTCGTACGAAGAGGCGATGAAGAACTCGCAGCTCCCGGAGACGGATCGGATCTTCCAGGAGATGGTGGCCGCCTGCGACCAGGCGCCCACGTTCACGGACCTCGAAGTTCTCCGGGACGAGCAACTGAACAAGATCGTGGTCCGCGCCTTCTTCGAAGAAGTGGCGAACAAGAGGAACTTCGACGCCCAGGACGCGCTGTGCACCCCCGACTATCAGGAGCACACCTCCTCCATGCCGCCGTACGACCTGGGACTCGAGCAGTCCAAGGCGGCGAACCGGGAGATTCTTCCGGCGCTCGAACCGGTGACCACGATCGAGTCCCTGATCGAGGAAGGTGACCTGGTAAGCGCGCGGTTCTCCTACAAGGGCCGTCACGTGGGCACGTTCTTGGGTATGGAGCCCACGGGCCGGGAGTTCTCGGCAACCGGGCAGGCGACCTTCCGCTGCCAGAACGGCAGGATCGCAGAGAGCTGGTGGAACATCGACGACCTCGGTCTGCTGAGGCAGCTGGGCGCCGTCCAGGCTTAG
- a CDS encoding aldehyde dehydrogenase, producing MSYELKVLNPATEEVVASVPATTAAEVGAAVARAAKAQQAWAAAAPADRARLLRRFAVVVDEHLEELARLEVREAGHTIGNARWEAGNVRDLLDFAAGGVERLSGRQIPVAGGLDITILEPLGVIGVIAPWNFPMPIAAWGTAPALAAGNAVLLKPAETTPLTALRLAELALEAGLPEDLFQVLPGAGDVAGSALVEHPAVAKIVFTGSTRVGKSIMARCAERVKRVTLELGGKSPNIVFADSDIEAAAAATPMSFLDNSGQDCCARTRILVQRSVYDRFLELLAPAIESVVVGDPADEKTQMGPLISRVQLDRVRSYVTDELKGIRGTAPEGPGFWFPPTVLTGLAPDAPAACEEVFGPVAVVLPFEDEADAIRLANSTEYGLSGSIWTRDIGRAIRLSRAVAAGNLSVNSHSSVRYWTPFGGYKQSGLGRELGPDALTAFTETKNVFISTEA from the coding sequence GTGTCGTACGAGCTGAAGGTACTGAACCCGGCGACGGAGGAAGTCGTCGCGAGCGTCCCCGCGACGACGGCCGCCGAGGTCGGTGCCGCCGTCGCCCGGGCCGCCAAGGCGCAGCAGGCATGGGCGGCGGCCGCACCCGCCGACCGGGCCAGGCTGCTGCGCCGTTTCGCCGTCGTCGTCGACGAACACCTCGAGGAACTTGCCCGGTTGGAGGTCCGCGAGGCCGGACACACCATCGGCAACGCCCGCTGGGAAGCGGGCAACGTCCGCGATCTCCTCGATTTCGCGGCCGGGGGAGTGGAGCGCCTCAGCGGCCGCCAGATTCCCGTAGCGGGCGGCCTCGACATCACGATCCTCGAACCGCTCGGCGTCATCGGGGTGATCGCGCCCTGGAACTTCCCCATGCCGATCGCCGCCTGGGGCACGGCCCCCGCCCTGGCGGCCGGTAACGCCGTCCTGCTCAAGCCAGCCGAGACGACCCCGCTGACCGCCCTGCGGCTTGCCGAACTCGCCCTGGAGGCAGGCCTTCCCGAGGATCTGTTCCAAGTATTGCCCGGCGCGGGCGACGTGGCGGGCAGCGCGCTCGTCGAGCACCCCGCGGTCGCGAAGATCGTGTTCACCGGCTCGACCCGGGTCGGCAAGAGCATTATGGCCAGGTGTGCCGAGCGCGTGAAGCGTGTGACGCTCGAACTTGGTGGCAAGAGCCCCAACATCGTCTTCGCCGACTCCGACATCGAGGCCGCAGCCGCCGCGACCCCCATGTCCTTCCTGGACAACAGCGGCCAGGACTGCTGCGCCCGCACCCGCATCCTGGTGCAGCGTTCGGTGTACGACCGCTTCCTGGAGCTTCTCGCGCCCGCGATCGAGTCCGTCGTGGTCGGCGATCCGGCGGACGAGAAGACCCAGATGGGTCCCCTGATCTCCCGGGTTCAGCTGGACCGGGTGCGTTCGTACGTCACGGACGAGCTGAAGGGGATCCGCGGCACCGCCCCCGAAGGCCCCGGCTTCTGGTTCCCGCCGACCGTTCTCACCGGCCTCGCGCCGGACGCCCCCGCGGCCTGCGAGGAGGTCTTCGGCCCCGTCGCCGTGGTCCTCCCCTTCGAGGACGAGGCCGACGCGATCCGGCTCGCCAACTCCACCGAGTACGGCCTGTCGGGATCGATCTGGACCCGCGACATCGGCCGCGCGATCCGTCTCTCACGTGCCGTCGCAGCCGGAAATCTGTCGGTCAACTCCCACTCCAGCGTCCGCTACTGGACACCGTTCGGCGGCTACAAGCAGTCCGGCCTCGGCCGTGAACTGGGCCCCGACGCCCTCACCGCCTTCACCGAAACCAAGAACGTCTTCATCAGCACGGAGGCCTGA
- a CDS encoding 3-oxoacyl-ACP reductase produces MTVETPICRRLVGRTAVVTGAGSGIGLATARRLASEGANVVCGDIDESAGKAAADEVGGTFVRVDVTDPEQVEALFKTAFDTYGSVDIAFNNAGISPPDDDSILTTGLEAWKRVQEVNLTSVYLCCKAAIPYMQRQGRGSIINTASFVAVMGAATSQISYTASKGGVLAMSRELGVQFAREGIRVNALCPGPVNTPLLQELFAKDPERAARRLVHIPAGRFAEANEIAAAVAFLASDDSSFINATDFLVDGGIAGAYVTPV; encoded by the coding sequence ATGACCGTTGAGACCCCCATCTGCCGCCGCCTCGTGGGCCGTACCGCCGTCGTCACCGGCGCCGGCAGCGGCATCGGGCTGGCCACCGCGCGCCGTCTCGCCTCCGAGGGCGCGAACGTCGTCTGCGGCGACATCGACGAGAGCGCGGGCAAGGCCGCGGCCGACGAGGTCGGCGGCACGTTCGTACGCGTCGACGTCACCGATCCCGAGCAGGTCGAGGCCCTGTTCAAGACGGCGTTCGACACCTACGGCAGCGTCGACATCGCCTTCAACAACGCCGGAATCTCGCCCCCCGACGACGACTCCATCCTCACCACGGGCCTGGAGGCATGGAAGCGCGTCCAGGAGGTCAACCTCACCTCCGTCTATCTGTGCTGCAAGGCCGCCATCCCCTATATGCAGCGCCAGGGCCGTGGCTCCATCATCAACACCGCCTCGTTCGTAGCCGTCATGGGCGCGGCCACCTCCCAGATCTCCTACACCGCCTCCAAGGGCGGCGTGCTCGCCATGTCCCGCGAACTCGGTGTGCAGTTCGCCCGCGAGGGAATCCGGGTCAACGCCCTGTGCCCGGGGCCCGTCAACACCCCACTGCTGCAGGAGCTGTTCGCCAAGGACCCGGAGCGTGCCGCGCGCCGCCTGGTGCACATCCCGGCGGGACGGTTCGCCGAGGCGAACGAGATCGCCGCCGCCGTGGCCTTCCTCGCGAGCGACGACTCCTCCTTCATCAACGCGACGGACTTCCTCGTCGACGGCGGTATCGCGGGCGCGTACGTCACTCCCGTATAA
- a CDS encoding DUF2510 domain-containing protein, whose translation MSMTTPAGWFPDPNTPGTERWWDGTAWTAHTRPVQAQVPVPAQVPPAGFGPPTVPMAPASSGGGGRGRPLALAAAGVVLAGAVAVGAVLLGNDDTSDPVAAPDVSEPAATTADPKNSQSATPPATDDSGTLTDQLNGITIPVPEGWEKSDSSLDEGATMATDETYDCPAGGSPLCRRGRVSSITATRTDKNSPQALAEQDIAKAADKAYEEDAVGARIYGGIRSHTVLRSQSVAVAGRAGYVVRWRVVTGAGPGGYVQSLVFPSSVGSESMVIVRFAFDASPKAPKLADMDKIAAGIRPIGDATSGGVGSSIGPG comes from the coding sequence ATGAGCATGACGACCCCGGCAGGCTGGTTTCCGGACCCGAACACGCCCGGCACCGAACGCTGGTGGGACGGGACCGCCTGGACCGCGCACACCCGCCCGGTCCAGGCGCAGGTCCCCGTCCCGGCGCAGGTCCCGCCGGCAGGCTTCGGACCGCCGACCGTGCCGATGGCACCGGCGTCGTCCGGAGGCGGCGGCAGGGGGCGGCCCCTGGCGCTGGCCGCCGCGGGCGTCGTCCTCGCGGGCGCTGTCGCCGTCGGTGCGGTGCTGCTCGGGAACGACGACACCTCGGACCCCGTTGCCGCGCCGGACGTTTCGGAGCCTGCCGCGACCACGGCGGACCCGAAGAACAGCCAGTCCGCGACTCCGCCCGCGACCGACGACTCCGGGACGCTGACCGACCAGCTCAACGGCATCACCATTCCGGTCCCCGAGGGCTGGGAGAAGTCGGACAGTTCACTCGACGAGGGCGCGACGATGGCCACGGACGAGACCTACGACTGCCCGGCCGGCGGCTCGCCGCTCTGCCGGCGCGGCCGGGTGTCGTCCATCACCGCAACGCGCACGGACAAGAACTCGCCCCAGGCGCTGGCCGAGCAGGACATCGCGAAGGCCGCGGACAAGGCGTACGAGGAAGACGCCGTCGGAGCCCGCATCTACGGCGGCATCAGGTCCCACACCGTGCTCAGGTCCCAGTCCGTCGCGGTAGCCGGGCGCGCCGGCTATGTGGTCCGCTGGCGGGTCGTCACCGGAGCGGGGCCCGGCGGGTACGTGCAGTCGCTGGTCTTCCCCTCGTCGGTGGGGAGCGAGTCGATGGTGATCGTCCGCTTCGCCTTCGACGCGAGCCCCAAGGCGCCGAAGCTCGCGGACATGGACAAGATCGCCGCGGGTATCCGGCCGATCGGCGATGCGACGAGCGGCGGGGTGGGCAGCAGCATCGGCCCGGGCTAG
- a CDS encoding amino acid deaminase/aldolase produces the protein MTPPAADRARYDSATAHLDAPLAVVDLDAFDANADDLVRRAGGKPIRLASKSVRCRTLLERVLARDGFAGIMSFTLAESLWLARAGFNDVLLAYPSADRSAFAELAADPKLAAAVTVMVDDAAQLELIDRSRGGGKEEIRVCLELDTALQMLGGRVRIGARRSPLREPAQLAELARSIARRPGFRLVGLMAYEGHVAGVGDSLAGRPLRSRAIRLMQAAARRELAERRAAVVRAVRAVTPDLEFVNGGGTGSVQHTAAEDAVTEIAAGSGLYVPRLFDNYTSFTGRPAALFALPVVRRPGVGVVTVLGGGYPASGAAGADRLPVPYLPEGLVYDPQEGPGEVQTPLLGSPADDLLIGDKVWFRHAKAGELCERFDTLHLIEGDRVTATAPTYRGEGRTFL, from the coding sequence ATGACACCCCCTGCCGCTGACCGGGCCCGCTACGACAGCGCCACCGCCCATCTCGACGCGCCGCTCGCGGTGGTCGATCTCGATGCGTTCGACGCCAACGCCGATGACCTGGTGCGCAGGGCGGGCGGCAAGCCGATCCGGCTGGCGAGCAAGTCCGTGCGCTGTCGGACCCTGCTGGAACGGGTCCTCGCCCGGGACGGATTCGCGGGGATCATGTCGTTCACGCTCGCCGAGTCACTGTGGCTGGCACGGGCCGGATTCAACGACGTACTGCTGGCCTATCCGTCCGCGGACCGGTCCGCTTTCGCCGAGCTCGCGGCTGATCCGAAGCTCGCCGCCGCCGTGACCGTGATGGTCGACGACGCGGCCCAGCTGGAACTGATCGACCGCTCGCGCGGCGGCGGCAAGGAGGAGATCCGGGTCTGTCTGGAACTCGACACGGCGCTGCAGATGCTGGGCGGTCGCGTACGGATCGGGGCGCGCCGTTCGCCGTTGCGTGAGCCCGCCCAGCTGGCCGAGCTGGCGCGTTCGATCGCCCGCCGCCCGGGCTTCCGGCTGGTGGGGCTCATGGCGTACGAGGGGCATGTCGCCGGTGTCGGCGACTCGCTCGCGGGCCGCCCGCTGCGCTCCCGGGCCATCAGGCTGATGCAGGCGGCGGCCCGCAGGGAGCTGGCGGAGCGGCGGGCGGCCGTGGTGCGGGCCGTGCGGGCGGTGACGCCTGACCTGGAGTTCGTGAACGGCGGCGGCACCGGCAGCGTCCAGCACACCGCGGCCGAGGACGCGGTGACGGAGATCGCCGCGGGCTCCGGGCTGTATGTCCCGAGGCTGTTCGACAACTACACGTCGTTCACGGGGCGTCCGGCCGCCCTGTTCGCGCTGCCCGTGGTACGCAGGCCGGGCGTGGGCGTGGTGACCGTGCTCGGCGGCGGGTATCCCGCGTCGGGTGCCGCGGGCGCGGACCGGCTGCCCGTGCCGTATCTCCCGGAAGGGCTGGTCTACGACCCGCAGGAGGGCCCGGGCGAGGTGCAGACCCCGCTTCTCGGCTCGCCCGCCGACGATCTGCTGATCGGCGACAAGGTGTGGTTCCGGCATGCCAAGGCCGGGGAGTTGTGCGAGCGCTTCGACACGCTGCACCTGATCGAGGGCGACCGGGTGACGGCGACGGCGCCCACCTACCGGGGCGAGGGGCGCACCTTCCTCTAG